From Micromonospora echinospora, one genomic window encodes:
- a CDS encoding DUF3159 domain-containing protein, translated as MTGTPQTDRPPVPDPPGPESLADLLGGRRGAVDATLPPLAFGVGWLLGGESLWGGVLAALLTGTAVAGWRLRRGDRPRSVLIGLLAVCVAALIALRTGRATDFFLLQVLANVSSALVWVVSIVVRWPLLGVVVGVALGQRTRWRRDPALLRAYGRGSWAWAASYALRVAVFVPLYLGGQVVALVVARVALSWPLVATVLAVSWFVVRRSLPAGHPGLRHPVLPSDPDTPRP; from the coding sequence GTGACCGGTACGCCGCAGACCGATCGGCCGCCCGTACCCGATCCGCCGGGACCGGAATCCCTGGCCGACCTGCTCGGCGGGCGCCGGGGCGCGGTGGACGCCACCCTGCCCCCGCTCGCGTTCGGTGTGGGATGGCTGCTGGGCGGGGAATCGCTGTGGGGCGGCGTGCTCGCGGCGCTGCTCACCGGGACGGCGGTCGCCGGGTGGCGACTGCGCCGGGGTGACCGGCCCCGCTCGGTGCTGATCGGACTGCTGGCGGTCTGCGTGGCCGCGCTGATCGCCCTGCGGACCGGTCGGGCGACGGACTTCTTCCTGCTCCAGGTGCTCGCCAACGTGTCCAGCGCGCTGGTGTGGGTGGTCAGCATCGTGGTGCGCTGGCCCCTGCTCGGTGTGGTGGTCGGCGTGGCGCTCGGGCAGCGGACCCGCTGGCGGCGGGACCCGGCCCTGCTGCGCGCGTACGGTCGGGGCAGTTGGGCCTGGGCGGCGTCTTACGCGCTGCGGGTGGCGGTCTTCGTGCCGCTGTACCTCGGCGGGCAGGTGGTCGCGCTGGTGGTGGCCCGGGTGGCGCTGTCCTGGCCGCTGGTGGCCACGGTGCTGGCGGTGAGTTGGTTCGTGGTGCGCCGGTCGCTGCCGGCCGGGCATCCGGGGTTGCGGCATCCGGTCCTACCGTCGGATCCGGACACACCTCGCCCCTGA
- a CDS encoding YbhB/YbcL family Raf kinase inhibitor-like protein, protein MAGIMLRSTAFNDHDLLPGRFSRAGGNLSPPLQWAEVPDSARELVLLVEDPDAGKTPFLHWLVTGIDPATGGTDEGAVPVGGREWPNDFGETGWSGPHPPQGEEAHRYFFRLYALDRPLELPTTPHVPDVHRALAGQEIASGTTVGTFYR, encoded by the coding sequence ATGGCCGGGATCATGCTGCGCAGCACGGCGTTCAACGACCACGACCTGTTGCCGGGACGGTTCTCCCGGGCCGGGGGGAACCTGTCGCCGCCGTTGCAGTGGGCCGAGGTCCCCGACTCGGCGCGGGAGCTGGTGCTGTTGGTGGAGGACCCGGACGCCGGGAAGACGCCGTTCCTGCACTGGCTGGTGACCGGGATCGATCCCGCCACGGGCGGCACGGACGAGGGCGCGGTCCCGGTGGGCGGCCGGGAGTGGCCGAACGACTTCGGTGAGACGGGCTGGTCCGGGCCGCACCCGCCGCAGGGCGAGGAGGCGCACCGCTACTTCTTCCGGCTGTACGCCTTGGACCGACCGTTGGAGCTGCCGACGACCCCGCACGTGCCGGATGTGCACCGGGCGCTCGCCGGTCAGGAGATCGCCAGCGGGACGACGGTCGGCACCTTCTACCGCTGA
- a CDS encoding low temperature requirement protein A: protein MTTRPPPADRPEPAADGVQRASFLELFFDLVFVFALTRISARAFEDLALEPGGTKGWHPVTGGAKTLLLLLALWAVWQGTTWTIGRYDPYHLWLQTIVITSLVCAMVMGVAIPHAFTNHGSTFAVAYVVAQVSRPLILFLASGRYHLRQLRVRMLVVHCVAAVPWLVGSVMPTTTRVVLWTLALGLELVAARTGWPVPGLGRSRIHRWRPAGGHLAERYQQFFLIAIGETILFSGLAYSARSFTPARTTAFALALTTSVLLWRIYFHRAGRILAEAVAVATRPAAIARSAADTHLAMVTGVVATAIGYELAIEHPLEHPEAAWIAMILGGPLLFLAGRARFEYEVFGRVSRSRWIAMAALLTPGWVLLHNPLLFSAGTAAVILLAVAVADARRAYRRPPEPAAPPF from the coding sequence GACCGGCCCGAACCGGCGGCGGACGGAGTGCAGCGGGCCTCCTTCCTCGAACTCTTCTTCGACCTCGTGTTCGTCTTCGCCCTCACCCGGATCTCGGCCCGCGCCTTCGAGGACCTCGCGCTGGAACCCGGCGGCACCAAGGGTTGGCATCCGGTGACCGGCGGCGCCAAGACCCTGCTGCTCCTGCTCGCCCTCTGGGCCGTCTGGCAGGGCACCACGTGGACCATCGGCCGGTACGACCCGTACCACCTCTGGTTGCAGACGATCGTGATCACGTCGCTGGTCTGCGCCATGGTGATGGGGGTGGCGATCCCCCACGCGTTCACCAACCACGGGTCGACGTTCGCGGTCGCGTACGTCGTCGCGCAGGTCTCCCGTCCCCTGATCCTGTTCCTCGCGTCGGGTCGCTACCACCTCCGTCAGCTCAGGGTGCGCATGCTGGTGGTGCACTGCGTGGCCGCGGTGCCCTGGCTGGTCGGATCGGTCATGCCGACCACGACCCGGGTGGTGCTGTGGACGCTGGCCCTGGGTCTCGAGCTGGTCGCCGCCCGGACCGGCTGGCCGGTCCCGGGCCTGGGCCGCTCCCGCATCCACCGCTGGCGGCCCGCCGGTGGGCACCTGGCCGAGCGCTACCAGCAGTTCTTCCTCATCGCGATCGGGGAGACGATCCTGTTCAGCGGTCTGGCCTACAGCGCCCGGTCGTTCACCCCGGCCCGGACGACGGCGTTCGCTCTCGCGCTGACGACCTCGGTGCTGCTGTGGCGGATCTACTTCCACCGGGCCGGTCGGATCCTGGCCGAGGCGGTGGCCGTGGCCACCCGACCCGCCGCCATCGCCCGCTCGGCCGCCGACACCCACCTGGCGATGGTGACCGGGGTGGTGGCCACCGCGATCGGGTACGAGCTGGCCATCGAACACCCCCTGGAGCACCCGGAGGCGGCCTGGATCGCGATGATCCTCGGCGGACCGCTGCTCTTCCTCGCCGGCCGGGCCCGCTTCGAGTACGAGGTGTTCGGGCGGGTGTCCCGCTCCCGGTGGATCGCCATGGCCGCCCTGCTCACCCCGGGCTGGGTCCTCCTGCACAATCCGTTGCTGTTCTCCGCCGGGACCGCGGCGGTCATCCTGCTCGCGGTGGCGGTGGCCGACGCCCGACGCGCCTACCGACGCCCGCCCGAGCCCGCCGCTCCCCCGTTCTGA
- a CDS encoding maleylpyruvate isomerase N-terminal domain-containing protein, translating into MTPVQVAFRDECTQLATVLRTLGDADLDRPTGCPPWTVRELLAHVRTGVGRLTGMLAAPAPPRAEVDAAGYFGAAKFTPSVDADRVAGARREAAVLPDRDALVADFERAWRATDAAVRAQPPGRLVRTRHGDAMTLADFLVTRVVEVGVHGLDLAAALGRTPWLTPTAAEVVAGLLTGGREVPSELGWDRSTLVGRLTGRSPLTGPEQAVLVAAGFRRLSFAG; encoded by the coding sequence GTGACCCCGGTGCAGGTGGCGTTCCGCGACGAGTGCACACAACTCGCGACGGTCCTGCGTACCCTCGGCGACGCCGACCTGGACCGGCCCACCGGCTGCCCGCCGTGGACCGTCCGGGAACTCCTCGCGCACGTGCGCACCGGCGTCGGCCGGCTCACCGGCATGCTCGCCGCTCCGGCTCCACCCCGCGCGGAGGTCGACGCCGCCGGCTACTTCGGGGCGGCCAAGTTCACCCCGTCGGTGGACGCCGACCGGGTCGCCGGTGCCCGCCGGGAGGCCGCCGTCCTGCCGGACCGGGACGCCCTGGTCGCCGACTTCGAGCGGGCCTGGCGGGCCACCGACGCCGCCGTCCGCGCGCAGCCCCCCGGACGGCTGGTTCGCACCCGGCACGGCGATGCGATGACCCTGGCGGACTTCCTGGTCACCCGGGTGGTCGAGGTCGGTGTGCACGGACTCGACCTGGCCGCCGCGCTGGGACGTACGCCCTGGTTGACGCCGACGGCGGCGGAGGTCGTCGCCGGGCTGCTCACCGGTGGCCGGGAGGTGCCGTCCGAGCTGGGCTGGGACCGGTCCACCCTGGTCGGCCGGCTCACCGGACGGTCGCCGCTGACCGGGCCGGAGCAGGCCGTCCTGGTGGCGGCCGGCTTCCGGCGGCTCTCCTTCGCCGGCTGA
- a CDS encoding phosphatase PAP2 family protein, with amino-acid sequence MRVQASARVWTGVWLVLLAVVHVVALFAVWRLALHTETGQWLDTVALTGNQIGQDRIDEPVDRVLNAVSVVSLLAATAMIGFIALLRRRIALAVTATALIVGANVTTQLLKYGLARPDYGIDPERAAVGNSLPSGHACVAASVAVALVLVLPRKVRVLGAFLGAGYAAVNGVATLSAGWHRPSDAVAAFLVVGAWAAVGGLLLLLTQREQAQVEPADAHRGAALVLGVAGLVAIIVSAVALGWLDGQPTEPVRELTRRPLFVGYAGSAAGIVGTMGVVMALVLASVHRLVPRVNG; translated from the coding sequence GTGCGGGTGCAAGCGTCAGCGAGGGTCTGGACCGGGGTGTGGCTGGTGCTGCTGGCGGTGGTGCACGTCGTCGCCCTGTTCGCGGTGTGGCGGCTCGCCCTGCACACCGAAACCGGCCAGTGGCTGGACACGGTTGCCCTGACCGGCAACCAGATCGGACAGGACCGCATCGACGAACCGGTCGACCGGGTGCTCAACGCGGTGTCCGTGGTGTCCCTGCTGGCCGCCACCGCGATGATCGGGTTCATCGCCTTGCTGCGCCGCCGGATCGCCCTGGCGGTCACCGCCACCGCGCTCATCGTCGGTGCGAACGTGACCACCCAGTTGCTCAAGTACGGTCTCGCCCGGCCCGACTACGGCATCGACCCGGAACGGGCCGCAGTCGGCAACAGCCTGCCCAGCGGGCACGCCTGCGTGGCGGCCTCGGTGGCGGTCGCGCTGGTCCTCGTGCTGCCCCGCAAGGTCCGGGTGCTCGGGGCGTTCCTCGGCGCCGGGTACGCCGCCGTGAACGGTGTCGCCACCCTCTCGGCCGGCTGGCACCGCCCCAGTGACGCGGTCGCCGCCTTCCTGGTGGTCGGTGCCTGGGCCGCCGTCGGAGGGCTGCTGCTGTTGCTCACCCAGCGGGAACAGGCCCAGGTCGAACCGGCCGACGCGCACCGCGGGGCGGCCCTGGTGCTGGGCGTCGCCGGCCTGGTCGCGATCATCGTCTCGGCGGTCGCCCTGGGCTGGCTGGACGGTCAGCCCACGGAGCCGGTCCGCGAACTGACCCGGCGGCCCCTCTTCGTCGGGTACGCCGGCAGCGCCGCCGGCATCGTCGGGACGATGGGTGTGGTGATGGCCCTGGTGCTCGCCTCGGTGCACCGGCTGGTGCCCCGGGTCAACGGCTGA